In Syntrophorhabdus sp., the sequence GCGGACGCGAGCGGTATGATGTCGGCGAGGACTATGACGCCCTCCGTCAGGGTGCCTGTCTTGTCGAAAAGGACGTTCCTCGCCTTGTTCGTGAGTTCCAGGGCCTCGGCGCTCTTGATCAGGATCCCTCTTCGCGCTCCGACTCCGGTGGCGACCATGATGGCCGTGGGGGTAGCGAGTCCCAGCGCGCAGGGACACGCGATGATAAGGACGCTCACGAAGGAGAGGATGGAGTTGGTTATCCGTGGTTCGGGACCGAAGAAGAACCAGACCAGGAAGGCTGAGATGCCGACGGCTATGACGCTGGGGACGAAGACGCCCGCGACCCTGTCTGCCAGACGCTGCACGGGGGCCTTCGTGAACTGTGCTTCCTCGACAAGGCGTATGACCCTGGCGAGGACCGTGTCGGAGCCGATCCGCGCGGTCCTGATGGTGATGGAGCCCTTGCCGTTGATGGTCCCGCCTATGACCTCGTCGTCGGGCTCTTTGTGCACGGGCATGCTCTCGCCGGTGATCATCGACTCATCGACGTAAGTGTTGCCCGTCAGGACGACCCCGTCGATGGGGACCTTTTCCCCGGGCCGTATGAGGACCGTGTCGCCGACCTCCAGGGTGTCCGTGGGGACCCGCATCTCGACACCGTCCTTGAGGAGCACGCATTCCCTGGGCGAGAGCTCGTAGAGGAGTTTGATCGCCGTGTAAGTCCGCGTCTTGGC encodes:
- a CDS encoding heavy metal translocating P-type ATPase yields the protein MPEKIELPITGMNCAACAARIEKMLNKMETVKEARVNFPLKKAVILPKTSLELKDVVSLIRDIGYDVDMEADVTVRARKEEAELKRDFTWAVSLTIPIMVFSMWMVLPFNNFILLALTIPVQFYFGLRFHTSALINLKHYTADMNTLISVGTSAAFFYSAFVTFFPHVVSAAGVSTMTYFDSSAMIVSLILLGRYFESKAKTRTYTAIKLLYELSPRECVLLKDGVEMRVPTDTLEVGDTVLIRPGEKVPIDGVVLTGNTYVDESMITGESMPVHKEPDDEVIGGTINGKGSITIRTARIGSDTVLARVIRLVEEAQFTKAPVQRLADRVAGVFVPSVIAVGISAFLVWFFFGPEPRITNSILSFVSVLIIACPCALGLATPTAIMVATGVGARRGILIKSAEALELTNKARNVLFDKTGTLTEGVIVLADIIPLASA